The following proteins come from a genomic window of Phnomibacter ginsenosidimutans:
- a CDS encoding RagB/SusD family nutrient uptake outer membrane protein, whose translation MKNNFQKLSLIAIAAALMGSGCTKLEEGLNSTATNDQANAYIQATVDLNSLIQGAYDGLQSMQTQDLVTSLMENSSDESLVPTRGGDWDDNGVWRVIHTHNWNADHQQVLSVFNNLLQQVFNTTNIIGLAPTSTASNKASIEAQARFLRAFVMFTVLDLYGQVPFRDPGENLLNAPKVYKGVDAINFIISEVRAAKNNLPASTGRATATRATKDAADMLLMKLLLQKGTYANRQAPTFAAADMAEVISLADGIINSGRYSLSNNVWDNYAPNNGAISTENIFTNENIGGARGGNLRSAWYKTNHYNMNKSGWNGFSTLADVYNKFDSTDQRRGVAYPTGLASLPNTGNRINTGFLVGQQYDLANDTALKDRKGAPLAFTSTVAVQESGANLEVTGIRVYRYPIDYGAANDGQADNDYVIYRLADAYLMKAEAQFRSGNASGAQTTINIVRAKRGANALTGTLTAGQILDERQREFYWDGWRRMDQIRFGTFLAARTLKPAASDPKYLYFPIPNAALAVNPNLTQNPGY comes from the coding sequence ATGAAAAATAATTTTCAAAAACTAAGTTTGATTGCTATAGCAGCAGCCTTAATGGGTAGCGGGTGTACCAAACTCGAAGAAGGCTTGAACAGTACCGCTACCAATGATCAAGCCAACGCTTATATCCAAGCAACTGTGGACCTCAATAGTCTAATTCAGGGTGCATACGACGGTTTGCAATCAATGCAAACGCAAGATTTAGTAACCTCACTGATGGAAAACAGCTCTGATGAATCGCTGGTACCCACCCGTGGTGGCGACTGGGATGACAATGGTGTTTGGCGTGTGATACACACCCACAACTGGAATGCAGACCATCAGCAAGTGCTGAGTGTTTTCAACAATCTTTTGCAGCAAGTATTTAATACCACCAATATCATAGGCCTTGCTCCTACCAGCACTGCTTCTAATAAAGCAAGTATTGAAGCACAAGCAAGATTTCTGAGAGCATTTGTCATGTTCACTGTACTTGATTTGTATGGTCAGGTACCGTTCAGAGATCCAGGAGAAAACCTCTTGAATGCTCCAAAAGTATACAAGGGTGTAGATGCGATAAATTTTATCATCAGTGAAGTACGCGCCGCAAAAAACAATTTGCCAGCTTCAACCGGCCGTGCTACTGCCACCCGTGCTACAAAAGATGCAGCTGACATGTTGCTGATGAAATTACTTCTACAAAAAGGCACTTACGCCAATCGTCAGGCACCTACTTTTGCCGCAGCCGATATGGCCGAAGTAATCAGCCTTGCTGATGGCATCATCAATTCAGGCCGTTACAGCCTGTCGAACAATGTGTGGGACAACTACGCCCCCAACAACGGTGCTATTTCTACTGAAAACATTTTTACCAACGAAAACATTGGTGGTGCCCGTGGTGGTAACCTGCGTTCTGCCTGGTACAAAACCAACCACTACAACATGAACAAGAGCGGTTGGAACGGTTTCAGCACGTTGGCCGACGTGTATAACAAGTTTGACTCTACAGATCAACGTCGTGGTGTGGCTTATCCTACAGGACTAGCATCTTTACCTAACACAGGCAACCGCATCAACACTGGTTTTCTCGTTGGACAGCAATACGACCTGGCCAACGACACAGCATTGAAAGATCGTAAAGGTGCTCCTTTGGCGTTCACCTCAACTGTAGCCGTACAAGAGTCTGGTGCCAACCTGGAAGTAACTGGTATCCGTGTATACCGCTACCCAATCGATTATGGTGCTGCAAATGATGGTCAGGCAGACAACGATTATGTAATCTATCGTTTGGCAGATGCTTACCTGATGAAAGCCGAAGCTCAGTTCCGCAGTGGCAATGCCAGCGGTGCTCAAACCACCATCAATATTGTACGTGCCAAGCGTGGTGCTAATGCGTTGACTGGTACCTTGACTGCCGGACAAATTCTGGATGAGCGTCAGCGTGAATTCTACTGGGATGGTTGGAGAAGAATGGACCAGATTCGCTTTGGTACCTTCCTCGCCGCCCGTACCCTGAAGCCTGCCGCTTCTGATCCAAAGTATTTGTATTTCCCCATTCCGAATGCAGCGTTGGCGGTAAACCCCAACCTCACTCAGAACCCCGGATACTAA
- a CDS encoding SusC/RagA family TonB-linked outer membrane protein — protein MVTSSIRSGNNPLFVVDGIPLDGRLARPGFSPAGLGVTPESNPLYFFNSADIAGMEVLKDASATAIYGSRGANGVIMITTKQGSSGAAKVDVSSSVAVSSVARKFDILDASGYRAALKSYNITSGDLGGNADALSEILRTAVTQNYNVGISGGSENGKYRISLGYLGQQGIVDKTDMKRFTVNANGQYKFLRNRRLSLDFNVFAGQAKENIAPITNNAGFQGNLIGMALQWNPTQNLYNSNGSLNIIPGSTIVNPLAMQRGYTDISNISSIMGIAGVGYKIADGLDYRFNVSLNRQTGIRQSEMKRYITIVGVEGLGQGYQGNTQMSTTVLQHTLSYNKDLTKKLNMNALLGYEYQDFKFSGAGTSALGFTNDDVPFYNILQNAPASNRAISSFEDPDASLQSYFGRIGFNYDDRFIISGTLRADGSSRFGANNKYGYFPSGSVAWNITNEKFLKNSSSIQNLRLRASYGLTGNQAFPAGSAQTQYSYLPNAGGIQLTIWGNDNLKWETTKQLNIGLDFTLAKGRVFGNIDYFNRVTSDVLFSFTAIQPAPGAVIWQNIKDATITNSGLEVSLGTNIIRKKDLNWNFTVNAAFLKNVFDNYSGPPILTGEISGQGLTGAFAQRIDNGQPLNAFYTRRFLGLDKDGLGTYAGGSLETPEFVGDPNPSMLLGLSTDPNWKKLTLVVNMNGAFGHELYNNTLNAVLPVGNLGTRNIATSLMSLNPKEALANPIKASSRYLEKGDFLRMANVSLSYNLGNIGKEIKNANVFLTAQNLFVITKFSGFDPEVNTDKNIGGVPSFGIEYLPYPAARTIQAGFRFGL, from the coding sequence GTGGTAACAAGCTCTATCCGTAGTGGCAACAACCCACTGTTTGTAGTGGATGGTATTCCCTTGGATGGTCGCTTGGCCCGCCCCGGTTTTTCTCCCGCCGGTCTGGGTGTTACGCCAGAATCAAACCCCTTGTATTTCTTCAACAGTGCTGACATTGCCGGCATGGAAGTGTTGAAAGACGCTTCTGCCACTGCTATCTACGGTTCTCGTGGTGCCAACGGTGTTATCATGATTACTACCAAGCAGGGTAGCTCTGGTGCTGCCAAGGTAGATGTAAGCTCATCTGTTGCTGTAAGCAGCGTGGCCCGTAAGTTCGACATCCTCGATGCTAGTGGCTACCGTGCAGCTTTGAAGAGCTACAACATTACCAGCGGCGACCTCGGTGGCAATGCTGATGCCCTTAGCGAAATTTTGCGAACTGCTGTTACTCAGAACTACAACGTAGGCATTAGCGGTGGTAGCGAAAACGGTAAATACCGTATTTCTCTCGGCTACCTTGGTCAGCAAGGTATTGTAGACAAAACCGATATGAAGCGTTTTACGGTAAATGCCAATGGTCAGTACAAGTTCTTGAGAAACCGTCGCCTCAGCCTCGACTTCAACGTATTTGCAGGACAGGCCAAGGAAAACATTGCTCCAATTACAAACAACGCAGGTTTTCAGGGCAACCTGATTGGTATGGCTTTGCAGTGGAACCCTACACAGAATTTGTACAACAGCAATGGTTCGTTGAACATCATTCCTGGTTCTACCATCGTAAACCCATTGGCTATGCAGCGTGGTTACACGGATATTTCAAACATATCTAGCATAATGGGTATTGCCGGTGTTGGCTACAAAATTGCTGACGGTTTGGACTACCGTTTCAATGTAAGCCTGAACAGACAAACAGGTATTCGTCAAAGCGAAATGAAACGCTACATCACTATTGTGGGTGTAGAAGGTTTAGGCCAGGGATATCAGGGCAACACTCAAATGAGCACCACTGTATTGCAGCATACCCTCAGCTACAACAAAGACCTGACCAAGAAGCTCAACATGAATGCTTTGTTGGGTTACGAATATCAGGACTTCAAGTTTAGCGGTGCCGGCACTTCTGCTCTTGGATTCACTAACGATGATGTGCCTTTCTACAATATTCTGCAGAACGCTCCTGCTTCTAACCGTGCTATCAGTTCTTTTGAAGACCCGGATGCTTCTTTGCAATCTTACTTCGGCCGTATTGGTTTCAACTACGATGATCGCTTCATCATCAGCGGTACTCTCCGTGCTGATGGATCGAGCCGATTTGGTGCCAATAACAAGTACGGCTACTTCCCTTCTGGTTCAGTAGCATGGAACATTACCAACGAAAAATTCCTGAAGAACAGCAGCAGCATCCAAAACCTTCGCCTCCGTGCTTCTTATGGATTGACAGGCAACCAGGCTTTCCCTGCAGGATCTGCTCAAACCCAGTATTCGTACCTGCCCAATGCTGGTGGTATCCAGTTGACTATTTGGGGTAACGATAACCTGAAGTGGGAGACCACCAAACAGCTGAATATTGGTCTTGACTTTACTTTGGCTAAAGGCCGTGTGTTTGGTAACATTGATTACTTCAATAGGGTTACCAGCGATGTTTTGTTCTCGTTCACAGCCATTCAGCCTGCACCGGGTGCTGTTATTTGGCAGAACATTAAAGATGCTACCATCACCAACTCTGGGTTGGAAGTATCGTTGGGTACCAACATCATTCGCAAGAAAGATCTGAACTGGAATTTCACCGTGAATGCTGCATTCCTGAAGAATGTATTTGATAACTACAGCGGCCCGCCAATTTTGACTGGTGAAATCAGTGGTCAGGGTTTGACAGGTGCCTTCGCTCAGCGTATTGACAATGGCCAGCCGCTCAATGCATTCTACACTCGCCGTTTTCTGGGTTTAGACAAAGATGGTTTGGGTACCTATGCTGGTGGCTCATTGGAAACGCCTGAGTTTGTTGGTGATCCTAACCCTTCTATGCTGTTGGGCTTAAGCACCGATCCGAACTGGAAAAAACTGACTTTGGTAGTAAACATGAATGGTGCATTTGGTCATGAACTGTACAACAACACCCTGAATGCCGTACTGCCTGTTGGTAATCTGGGTACCCGCAACATCGCTACTTCATTGATGAGCCTCAATCCTAAAGAAGCGCTGGCCAACCCCATCAAGGCATCAAGCCGCTATCTTGAGAAAGGCGACTTCCTCCGCATGGCCAACGTTTCGCTGTCTTACAACCTGGGCAATATTGGCAAGGAAATCAAAAATGCTAACGTGTTCCTGACTGCACAAAACCTGTTTGTGATTACCAAGTTCAGCGGTTTCGATCCTGAAGTAAACACAGATAAAAACATTGGCGGCGTTCCTTCGTTTGGTATTGAATACCTGCCTTACCCTGCTGCCCGTACTATTCAGGCTGGCTTCCGGTTTGGCCTTTAA
- a CDS encoding carboxypeptidase-like regulatory domain-containing protein, with product MKRTIAPLLLGLIAGFFCLSVPAFAQNKTVSGKVTDAQGGAGLSGVSVIVKGSKTGTSTDGSGTYSLSVPNGATLVFSSVGFQNQEVAVGDRTTIDVVLTAMSGNNLNEVVVVGYGTVRKRDLTSAVSSVRAKDFNQGVMAAPDQLIQGKVAGLQVVTNSGAPGAATTIRIRGNKLYP from the coding sequence ATGAAACGTACAATTGCGCCCCTGCTACTGGGGCTAATTGCCGGGTTCTTCTGCTTGTCAGTTCCGGCATTTGCACAAAACAAGACGGTGAGCGGTAAGGTGACAGATGCCCAGGGAGGGGCCGGTCTGTCAGGTGTTTCCGTAATCGTCAAAGGTTCTAAAACCGGTACTTCTACCGACGGTAGTGGTACCTATTCGCTGTCTGTGCCCAACGGTGCAACACTTGTATTCAGCTCGGTAGGCTTCCAAAATCAGGAAGTAGCCGTAGGCGACCGTACCACTATCGATGTGGTGCTGACCGCCATGTCTGGCAACAACCTGAATGAGGTAGTGGTTGTAGGTTATGGTACCGTTCGTAAACGTGACCTTACTTCTGCCGTTAGCTCTGTAAGGGCCAAAGACTTTAACCAAGGTGTGATGGCAGCTCCTGATCAACTGATTCAGGGTAAAGTAGCTGGCTTGCAGGTGGTAACCAACAGTGGTGCCCCCGGTGCTGCTACTACCATCCGTATTCGTGGTAACAAGCTCTATCCGTAG
- a CDS encoding LacI family DNA-binding transcriptional regulator, with protein sequence MRNNATLKKISDHLNVSISTVSRALKDHPDVSPETKKRVKELATLMDYEPNAFAVNLRKKHSNIFAIVVPEISNFFYHSFVQAVEEDARRIGYSVMILQSMNDPEVEEQNLRLCRHNHVAGIFVSITNKTTDMTPFKKLEAIDIPLVFFDKVPTEDTFNKVSIADYESGWMAAEHLLRTPAKNVLLVMGNNKLSITRRREEGFTDYYHKTQSKKKLSVAYADHAEEARQVVMDYFAQHAGEQTAIFSMSDEIMCGVLKAVHALNLQLPSDAMLLTISNGFLPTLFTPEISFVKTSGYDLGKLSFVRMQEIMGGKKFVRENFLTSSYYPGGSM encoded by the coding sequence ATGAGAAATAATGCTACCCTGAAGAAAATTTCAGACCACCTCAACGTGAGTATATCTACCGTGAGCCGTGCCCTCAAAGACCACCCCGATGTTTCGCCCGAAACCAAAAAGCGGGTTAAAGAACTGGCCACTTTAATGGATTATGAGCCCAATGCATTTGCCGTAAACCTGCGCAAAAAACACTCCAACATATTTGCCATTGTCGTGCCGGAAATCAGCAATTTCTTTTACCACTCCTTTGTGCAGGCAGTAGAAGAAGATGCCCGCAGGATAGGGTACTCGGTGATGATTTTGCAATCTATGAACGACCCCGAAGTAGAAGAACAAAACCTGCGTTTGTGCAGGCACAATCACGTGGCGGGCATTTTTGTTTCCATTACCAACAAAACCACCGATATGACGCCTTTCAAAAAACTGGAAGCGATTGATATACCGTTGGTTTTTTTCGACAAAGTACCTACCGAAGACACGTTTAACAAAGTGAGCATTGCCGATTATGAAAGTGGATGGATGGCAGCAGAACACCTGCTACGGACGCCGGCTAAAAATGTACTATTGGTAATGGGCAATAACAAATTGTCCATCACCCGGCGCCGCGAGGAAGGCTTTACCGATTATTATCACAAAACGCAAAGCAAGAAGAAATTATCAGTGGCTTACGCCGATCATGCGGAGGAAGCCCGCCAGGTAGTGATGGATTATTTTGCCCAACATGCAGGAGAGCAAACAGCCATCTTCTCCATGAGTGATGAAATTATGTGTGGCGTTCTTAAAGCCGTGCATGCATTGAATCTGCAACTGCCGTCCGATGCCATGTTGCTCACCATTAGCAATGGTTTTTTGCCTACGCTGTTTACACCCGAAATTAGTTTTGTAAAAACAAGTGGTTACGACTTGGGCAAACTCAGTTTTGTACGCATGCAAGAAATAATGGGGGGCAAAAAATTTGTGCGGGAAAATTTTCTTACCAGTAGCTATTATCCCGGTGGCTCCATGTAA
- a CDS encoding aspartate-semialdehyde dehydrogenase, with amino-acid sequence MKVAVVGATGLVGTKMLQVLEQRNFPVTELIPVASEKSIGKEVTFKGKAYKVVGFAEAIAAKPDVALFSAGGSTSLQLAPEFAAAGITVIDNSSAWRMDATKKLVVPEVNGNVLTAEDKIIANPNCSTIQMVLVLKPLHDKYRIKRVVVSTYQSVTGTGVKAVNQLMNEREGKEGEMAYKYPIDLNVIPQIDVFLDNGYTKEEMKMVNETKKIIGDDSIRVTATTVRIPVMGGHSESVNIEFENDFDLSEVRAILAAAPGVVVEDDPANQVYPMPLNAHDKDETFVGRIRRDETQPNTLNCWIVSDNLRKGAATNAVQIAEHLQSVGLL; translated from the coding sequence ATGAAAGTAGCCGTAGTAGGCGCCACAGGATTGGTGGGCACAAAAATGCTGCAGGTATTGGAGCAGCGCAATTTCCCCGTTACAGAACTCATTCCCGTTGCCAGCGAAAAATCGATTGGTAAAGAAGTAACATTTAAAGGAAAAGCCTATAAAGTGGTTGGCTTTGCCGAAGCCATCGCTGCTAAACCTGATGTGGCGTTGTTCTCAGCCGGCGGCAGCACTTCATTGCAGTTGGCTCCCGAGTTTGCTGCGGCAGGCATCACCGTTATTGATAACTCTTCTGCATGGCGCATGGATGCTACTAAAAAGCTGGTAGTACCCGAAGTAAACGGCAACGTGCTCACAGCCGAAGACAAGATTATTGCCAACCCAAACTGCTCTACCATTCAAATGGTGTTGGTACTGAAACCGCTACATGATAAATATCGCATTAAGCGGGTAGTAGTAAGCACTTACCAAAGTGTAACCGGTACCGGTGTAAAAGCGGTGAACCAACTGATGAATGAACGGGAAGGCAAAGAAGGAGAGATGGCATACAAATACCCCATTGACCTGAATGTAATTCCGCAGATAGATGTTTTCCTCGACAATGGCTATACCAAAGAGGAAATGAAAATGGTGAATGAAACCAAAAAAATTATTGGCGACGACAGTATTCGGGTGACTGCTACAACCGTTCGCATTCCCGTTATGGGCGGCCATAGCGAAAGCGTCAACATAGAGTTTGAAAATGATTTTGATTTGAGTGAAGTAAGGGCTATTCTGGCAGCTGCGCCAGGTGTAGTGGTAGAAGACGATCCTGCCAATCAGGTGTATCCTATGCCGCTCAATGCTCACGACAAAGACGAAACTTTTGTGGGCCGAATTCGCCGCGATGAAACGCAGCCCAATACCCTCAACTGCTGGATTGTAAGCGACAACCTGCGCAAAGGTGCTGCAACAAATGCTGTACAAATTGCGGAACATTTGCAATCTGTAGGCTTGTTGTAA
- a CDS encoding DUF2461 domain-containing protein, producing the protein MLQASTIQFLQQLKLNNNKPWFDEHRKQYEAARADFIHLSSEVLKGIAAFDASVAHLEAKECIFRINRDVRFSKNKAPYKTNMAMYISKGGKKAMDCAGYYIHIEPGQAFMAGGIWMPMAPELKKIRQEIDYSFADLKKVLKHKSFASTFGDFERGEGVVLSRPPKGYEADNEAIEYLKLKSFIASAPLPDKLLTDKNMVATIVKQFKDLYPLVQFINQALDTDA; encoded by the coding sequence ATGTTACAAGCAAGTACCATACAATTTTTACAACAGCTCAAGCTCAACAACAACAAGCCCTGGTTTGATGAGCACCGCAAACAATACGAAGCAGCCCGTGCTGATTTCATTCACCTCAGCAGCGAAGTACTAAAAGGCATTGCAGCTTTTGATGCATCGGTAGCACATTTGGAGGCGAAAGAGTGCATCTTCCGCATCAACCGCGATGTTCGGTTTAGCAAAAACAAAGCGCCATACAAAACCAATATGGCCATGTACATTTCTAAGGGTGGCAAAAAAGCCATGGATTGTGCAGGCTATTATATACACATAGAACCCGGCCAGGCTTTTATGGCTGGCGGCATTTGGATGCCGATGGCGCCAGAGCTCAAGAAAATCCGGCAAGAAATTGATTACTCTTTTGCCGACCTGAAGAAAGTACTGAAACACAAAAGTTTTGCCAGCACGTTTGGCGATTTTGAACGTGGAGAAGGCGTGGTACTCTCACGTCCACCAAAAGGGTATGAAGCGGATAATGAAGCCATTGAATACCTGAAACTGAAAAGCTTTATTGCTAGTGCTCCCCTGCCCGATAAGTTGCTCACAGACAAAAACATGGTTGCAACGATTGTCAAACAATTTAAAGACCTCTATCCGCTGGTGCAGTTTATCAATCAGGCGCTGGATACAGACGCATAA
- the ligA gene encoding NAD-dependent DNA ligase LigA translates to MSFVLPHEIAHYTQLTSQWMQGEKSCNTSTSTEELRQVLRFHEHRYYVLNDPLIADVEYDMLYKKLQAAEAAHPDWVTATSPTQRVGSSLNQGFETVSHLVPMLSLENSYNAEDLLDWDRKARESSGLSTLEYCIEPKFDGASISVIFEHDQLSRSATRGDGVQGDDITVNSRQIRNMPLTAAFSNFGIDTIEFRGEVLMSKKNFAAYNKKLAEEGIPPLANPRNAAAGSLRMKDPAEVGKRNLEAFFYHVSYTTGKAAAGAPNLFAPAGTQALPTTHQGMLQMLWQCGFRSPVQEVKVVQGIEAVIEHCAWFEAHRDDLPYEIDGLVIKINDLALQEKMGMTTHHPRWAIAYKFKARQATSTLQAVEFQVGRTGAVTPVAKIAPVHIGGVTVSSISIHNEDYIREKQLMIGDRVLVERAGDVIPQIVRSQPEFRNGSEQAIRFPTECPVCNSSLFKEEGEAVWRCVNAECPAQSVERIIHFVSKDAMDIKSFGEQQVRRFYELGLMQDIPGLYQLDFGSIASLDGFGKKSITNLESSIEQSKQQPLHRLIYALGIRHVGETMAKTLARSVKHLMELQHKSVDDLMQLEDIGPKVAGSIVQFFGNAQNIHMLQQLEALGISMQASEISQPVAGNLSGKTFLFTGTLSKFKRSEAETMVEAKGGQILGGVSSKLNYLVVGEDAGSKLEKAKKIPSISILSEDEFLAMMEAE, encoded by the coding sequence ATGTCTTTTGTACTACCTCACGAAATTGCCCATTACACGCAGCTTACCAGCCAGTGGATGCAAGGCGAAAAATCCTGCAATACCAGTACTTCAACGGAGGAATTGCGACAGGTACTGCGGTTTCATGAGCACCGCTACTATGTACTCAACGATCCGCTGATTGCCGATGTGGAATACGACATGCTGTACAAAAAACTGCAAGCGGCCGAAGCAGCACATCCCGATTGGGTAACGGCCACATCGCCTACGCAGCGGGTGGGCAGCAGCCTCAACCAGGGCTTTGAAACCGTGAGCCACCTGGTACCCATGCTGAGTTTGGAAAACAGTTACAATGCTGAAGACTTACTGGATTGGGACCGCAAAGCCAGAGAAAGCTCAGGCCTCAGCACCTTGGAATATTGCATCGAACCCAAGTTTGACGGCGCTAGCATCTCCGTCATTTTTGAACACGACCAGCTCAGCCGTAGTGCCACCCGTGGCGATGGAGTGCAGGGCGATGACATAACGGTAAACTCCCGCCAAATCAGGAACATGCCACTCACGGCAGCCTTCTCCAACTTCGGCATTGACACCATAGAATTTCGCGGTGAAGTGCTGATGAGCAAGAAAAACTTTGCAGCCTACAACAAAAAACTGGCCGAAGAAGGCATCCCCCCGTTGGCCAACCCCCGCAATGCCGCTGCGGGTTCGCTCCGCATGAAAGACCCCGCAGAAGTGGGCAAGCGCAACCTAGAAGCTTTCTTTTACCACGTAAGTTATACCACGGGCAAAGCAGCTGCCGGTGCCCCGAATTTATTTGCGCCAGCAGGTACACAAGCATTGCCTACTACGCACCAGGGCATGCTGCAAATGCTGTGGCAGTGCGGCTTTCGCAGCCCCGTGCAAGAAGTGAAAGTGGTGCAAGGCATTGAAGCCGTGATAGAACACTGCGCCTGGTTTGAAGCTCACCGCGACGACCTGCCCTACGAAATAGACGGACTGGTGATTAAAATAAACGACCTGGCCTTGCAGGAAAAAATGGGCATGACCACCCATCATCCAAGGTGGGCCATAGCGTATAAATTCAAAGCCAGGCAGGCTACCAGCACCTTGCAGGCGGTAGAGTTTCAGGTGGGAAGAACAGGTGCTGTAACACCTGTAGCCAAAATAGCACCCGTGCATATTGGCGGCGTTACAGTGAGCAGCATCAGCATACACAACGAAGACTACATACGGGAAAAACAACTCATGATTGGCGACCGGGTGCTGGTAGAAAGAGCCGGCGATGTAATTCCGCAAATTGTACGGTCGCAGCCAGAGTTTAGAAATGGCAGCGAACAAGCCATTCGTTTTCCTACCGAATGCCCCGTGTGCAATAGCAGTTTGTTTAAAGAAGAAGGCGAAGCCGTATGGCGTTGTGTAAATGCCGAATGCCCGGCACAATCGGTAGAACGCATCATTCACTTTGTGAGTAAAGATGCGATGGATATTAAAAGCTTTGGCGAGCAGCAAGTGCGTCGTTTCTACGAGCTTGGATTGATGCAGGATATTCCCGGATTGTACCAATTAGATTTCGGTAGCATTGCGAGCCTTGATGGTTTTGGGAAAAAGTCAATCACCAATCTGGAAAGCTCCATTGAGCAATCGAAGCAACAGCCACTGCACCGGCTGATTTATGCGTTGGGCATTCGCCACGTGGGTGAAACCATGGCCAAAACACTGGCCCGCTCCGTAAAACATTTAATGGAGCTGCAACATAAATCTGTGGACGATTTAATGCAGCTGGAAGACATTGGCCCCAAAGTAGCAGGCAGCATTGTACAGTTTTTTGGCAATGCGCAAAACATACACATGCTGCAGCAACTGGAAGCATTGGGCATTAGTATGCAGGCATCAGAAATCAGCCAACCTGTAGCAGGCAACCTGAGTGGCAAAACCTTTTTGTTTACCGGTACGTTATCTAAATTCAAGCGTAGTGAGGCAGAAACCATGGTAGAAGCCAAAGGCGGACAAATACTGGGTGGCGTAAGCAGCAAGCTCAACTACCTGGTAGTAGGCGAAGATGCCGGCAGCAAGCTGGAAAAAGCCAAAAAAATTCCGAGCATCAGCATTCTTTCTGAAGATGAATTTCTGGCCATGATGGAAGCCGAATAA
- a CDS encoding NUDIX hydrolase, with protein MKSSASAAGAAAPHLIADAVQLVQSYPQMPLTVDCVIFGFEENKLKVLLIRSDLEVYKGKWSLLGDIVKSTEELDDAAYRVLRERTGMTDVYLKQVQTFSKLNRHPGGRVVTVAYCSLLNIRHHELQITDNELHWQSVRSLKDMAFDHKEIIDACYNWLQKSIQEHPLGFNLLPEKFSLRELQNLYEAILNVELDRRNFRKKFFSMDFLIDTGELEEDVKHRPGKLYQFNFDKYEKSKRKWIGIDF; from the coding sequence ATGAAAAGTTCTGCTTCTGCTGCCGGTGCTGCAGCCCCACATTTAATTGCCGATGCCGTACAGTTGGTACAATCGTACCCGCAAATGCCGCTTACGGTAGACTGTGTGATTTTTGGTTTTGAAGAAAACAAACTGAAAGTGCTGCTCATCCGAAGCGACCTGGAAGTGTACAAAGGCAAATGGTCGCTGCTGGGAGATATTGTAAAAAGCACAGAAGAGCTGGACGATGCCGCTTATCGGGTACTGAGAGAAAGAACCGGTATGACCGATGTGTACCTGAAACAGGTGCAAACTTTCAGTAAGCTCAATCGTCACCCGGGTGGCAGGGTAGTGACGGTTGCCTATTGCTCCTTGCTCAACATTCGCCACCATGAGCTCCAGATAACGGACAACGAACTGCACTGGCAAAGTGTACGGTCGCTGAAAGACATGGCTTTCGACCACAAAGAAATTATTGATGCTTGCTACAACTGGTTGCAAAAAAGCATTCAGGAACATCCACTGGGCTTCAACCTGCTACCCGAAAAATTCTCGTTGCGGGAACTGCAAAACCTGTACGAAGCCATCCTGAATGTGGAGCTGGACCGCCGCAACTTCCGCAAAAAGTTCTTCAGCATGGACTTTTTGATAGACACCGGCGAACTGGAAGAAGACGTAAAACACCGCCCCGGCAAGCTGTACCAATTCAACTTCGACAAGTACGAAAAGAGCAAACGCAAGTGGATCGGGATTGATTTTTAA